Proteins encoded in a region of the Chiloscyllium punctatum isolate Juve2018m chromosome 16, sChiPun1.3, whole genome shotgun sequence genome:
- the LOC140486994 gene encoding dnaJ homolog subfamily C member 11 yields the protein MAAALVDEEINNDDFYALLNVRREATQDELKAAYRRLCMLYHPDKHRDPELKQQAETLFNLVHQAYEVLSDPQSRAIYDIYGKKGLEMEGWEVVERKKAAAEIREEFERLQREREERRLQQRTNPKGTISVGVDATDLFDRYDEEFEEPGSRFPQIEINKMHISQSIEAPLTTTDTAVLAGSLSTQNGNGGGSINIALRRVTSAKGWGELEFGAGDIQGPLFGMKIFRNITSQSFITTHCGLQFSSRGIRPGLTTVLARNLDKNTMGYLQWRWGSQSAMNTSLVRDTKTSHLTLALQLGIPHSFMLISYQYKFQDDDQTRIKGTIKTGFFGTLVEYGAERKISRHSILGATVSIGVPQGVSLKIKLNRASQTYFFPIHLTDQLLPSAIFYATVGPLVFYFAMHRLIIKPYLRMQKEKELEKQRESSSSTIALKKQEAEAAVRLMQESVRRIIEIEESKLGLIITNAWYGKFVTDSSGKNERAKVIDVTVPLQCLVKESKLILTEACKISVPGFYDPCVGEEKSLKVIYLFRGVLHQVMTADNESLRIPKQSHRIDTDG from the exons GCCACACAAGATGAACTGAAGGCTGCCTATCGCCGGTTGTGTATGCTGTATCACCCAGACAAGCACCGAGATCCTGAACTGAAACAACAAGCAGAGACTCTCTTCAATCTTGTACATCAGGCATATGAAG TACTTAGTGATCCCCAGAGCAGAGCCATCTATGACATCTACGGTAAAAAGGGCCTGGAAATGGAAGGATGGGAG GTAGTGGAAAGAAAGAAAGCGGCAGCTGAAATACGTGAAGAATTTGAGAGGCTACAACGAGAAAGGGAAGAAAGGCGATTACAACAAAGAACAAATCCCAAG GGTACGATAAGTGTTGGTGTGGATGCCACTGACCTCTTTGACCGCTATGATGAGGAGTTTGAAGAGCCAGGCAGTCGGTTTCCTCAGATTGAAATTAATAAAATGCACATATCACAATCTATTGAA GCTCCATTGACCACGACAGACACAGCTGTTCTAGCAGGGAGCCTATCAACGCAGAATGGCAATGGCGGTGGCTCAATCAATATTGCATTGAGGCGGGTAACCTCTGCAAAAGGATGGGGTGAG TTGGAGTTTGGAGCAGGAGATATTCAAGGGCCTTTATTTGGGATGAAAATATTTAGAAACATCACTTCGCAAAG TTTTATCACCACTCATTGTGGGTTACAGTTTTCATCTCGTGGAATCCGTCCCGGCTTGACCACAGTTCTAGCACGAAACCTGGACAAAAACACAATGGGCTACCTGCAGTGGCGCTGGGGTAGTCAGTCTGCCATGAATACCAGTCTAGTAAGAGACACTAAGACCAGTCACCTTACATTAGCCTTACAG CTCGGAATTCCTCATTCATTTATGCTAATCAGCTACCAATACAAGTTCCAGGATGATGATCAAACCAGAATAAAGGGGACAATCAA GACTGGATTCTTCGGCACTTTGGTTGAATACGGTGCCGAGAGGAAGATCTCCAGACACAGCATCCTAGGAGCAACCGTCAGTATCGGAGTGCCTCAGGGAGTGTCCCTCAAAATTAA GTTAAATCGAGCCAGCCAGACTTACTTCTTCCCTATTCATCTAACAGACCAACTCTTGCCCAGTGCCATCTTCTATGCTACAGTTGGACCTCTAGTGTTCTATTTTGCCATGCACCGGCTTATCATCAAGCCCTACCTCCGAATGCAGAAAGAAAA AGAAttagagaaacaaagagaaagttCATCGAGTACTATAGCATTGAAGAAACAAGAGGCTGAGGCAGCG GTCCGCTTGATGCAGGAGTCTGTGAGGAGGATAATAGAAATAGAAGAGTCCAAACTAG GCTTAATTATTACCAATGCTTGGTATGGAAAGTTTGTGACTGACAGCAGTGGGAAGAATGAGAGGGCCAAGGTGATTGATGTGACAGTTCCTCTTCAGTGTCTGGTAAAGGAGTCAAAACTCATTCTTACTGAAGCCTGTAAG ATTAGTGTACCAGGATTCTATGACCCATGTGTCGGAGAGGAAAAGAGCCTAAAAGTGATCTATTTGTTCCGAGGGGTTCTGCACCAGGTCATGACAGCAGATAATGAATCCCTCAGGATACCAAAGCAAT CACACAGGATTGACACAGATGGCTGA